Proteins encoded together in one uncultured Sphaerochaeta sp. window:
- a CDS encoding ATP-binding protein encodes MKKKNVINLIKYYTERNDGAFRDEAYEIAVDFNRNNDSELGDYIMALLSDKNTFIPQVLNGKLDYLRKVECPPTTLPLPECIKDELMGIVNAVSYGAGVNKFLFQGAPGTGKTESAKQLARILNRQLFIVDFDLLVDSKMGQTSKNIAELFNEINNVPYPEQIIILFDELDSIALDRTSVRDLREMGRATSAVLKGLDNLSSRIVLLATTNLYESFDKALIRRFDKVIDFARYTNEDLREIAETILEDLLQQFRFKGRNVRLFRKIIALMDPLPYPGELKNLIKTTIAFSNPHEDFDYLARLFKQVKPGFSGDYKELKMMGFSVRDTEILTKVSKSQVSRELLGVTR; translated from the coding sequence ATGAAAAAGAAGAATGTAATCAACTTGATAAAGTATTATACCGAAAGAAATGACGGAGCTTTCCGTGATGAAGCATATGAGATAGCTGTAGATTTCAACAGGAACAACGATAGTGAACTTGGTGACTATATCATGGCGTTATTATCTGACAAGAATACATTTATACCACAAGTGCTGAATGGGAAATTGGACTATCTTAGAAAGGTTGAATGTCCACCTACTACGCTACCACTCCCAGAATGCATCAAGGATGAACTGATGGGTATTGTCAATGCTGTCAGCTATGGCGCAGGGGTTAATAAGTTTTTGTTTCAAGGGGCCCCAGGAACCGGAAAGACAGAAAGTGCAAAGCAGCTCGCTCGAATTCTAAACCGACAACTCTTTATAGTAGATTTTGATTTGCTTGTAGATAGCAAGATGGGACAAACTTCGAAAAATATTGCAGAACTGTTTAATGAAATAAACAATGTCCCCTATCCAGAACAAATCATTATCCTCTTCGATGAACTGGATTCAATTGCTCTTGATAGAACGAGTGTACGTGATTTGCGAGAGATGGGCAGGGCTACATCCGCTGTGTTGAAGGGACTTGATAACCTCAGCAGTCGAATCGTATTGCTGGCAACGACAAATTTGTATGAATCATTTGACAAGGCTCTCATTCGTAGATTTGACAAAGTAATTGATTTTGCTCGTTACACAAATGAGGACCTAAGGGAAATCGCAGAGACTATTCTTGAGGACCTCTTACAGCAATTCAGATTTAAAGGAAGAAATGTCCGACTGTTCAGGAAAATCATTGCCCTGATGGACCCTCTTCCCTATCCGGGTGAATTGAAAAATCTCATTAAGACTACCATTGCATTTAGCAACCCCCATGAGGATTTCGACTATCTTGCACGATTATTCAAACAGGTAAAACCAGGATTTTCAGGAGATTATAAAGAGCTCAAAATGATGGGATTTTCTGTGCGTGATACAGAAATCCTTACAAAAGTTTCGAAGAGCCAAGTATCACGTGAACTACTGGGAGTTACGCGATGA
- a CDS encoding putative toxin-antitoxin system toxin component, PIN family codes for MKVLIDTNVLISAALFPHSTPAQAFWKANTYPFQAVICEQNLDEMKRIFTRKFPDKLPALESFIYNSLLSIEIVDTPERPVKEEKLIRDIMDRPILRSAIVSDVDIILTGDKDFLESGIDRPRMMTPSDFMFVHSSSNI; via the coding sequence ATGAAAGTTCTTATTGACACGAACGTTTTGATTTCAGCAGCACTATTTCCCCACAGCACACCAGCACAAGCTTTTTGGAAAGCCAATACGTATCCATTTCAAGCTGTTATTTGTGAGCAAAACCTTGACGAGATGAAGCGTATTTTTACAAGGAAATTTCCTGATAAGCTTCCAGCCCTAGAGTCGTTCATCTATAACTCTCTTCTTTCAATTGAGATAGTTGATACTCCTGAAAGACCTGTAAAAGAGGAAAAGTTGATACGCGATATAATGGACAGACCTATATTGCGTAGTGCGATAGTCTCTGACGTGGATATCATTCTGACAGGAGATAAAGACTTCCTTGAGTCTGGGATAGACCGCCCTCGGATGATGACACCATCGGATTTTATGTTTGTTCATTCGTCATCTAATATCTGA
- a CDS encoding zinc-ribbon domain-containing protein, giving the protein MICPNCGAYCAVESNYCSQCGECLHIICLNCGRDLLTTVNFCPYCGTKNQILDEKEATLPSVPESEETEITVGTSPQSMHIQFNDPAYSKESYDTLDIEQESPRSSSPIKTTSISKINIKNDHNNDILSPITSTTDDGKVHWNTVIDGLPFRYATFFSYIGVWIGILITIISLFVFYDMIITYIVIIPFLIIQIFIALGLYRFNLRSYLTLMGLTWVSVIIYFIALCLSLFSGSFPLIFSNVCSMVFCVLLLIYFSKRSKAYK; this is encoded by the coding sequence ATGATTTGTCCTAACTGTGGTGCTTACTGTGCCGTAGAATCAAACTACTGCTCACAATGCGGGGAGTGTTTGCATATAATATGTTTGAATTGTGGACGAGATCTTCTTACAACTGTAAATTTTTGCCCTTACTGTGGTACAAAAAATCAAATTCTTGATGAGAAAGAGGCAACCTTACCCAGTGTACCAGAATCTGAAGAAACTGAAATAACAGTTGGAACATCCCCCCAGTCCATGCACATTCAATTTAATGATCCTGCATATTCCAAAGAATCATACGATACCTTAGATATTGAACAAGAAAGCCCAAGAAGCTCTTCACCAATAAAGACAACCTCAATATCTAAGATAAATATTAAAAACGACCATAACAATGATATACTTAGTCCAATAACCAGCACCACTGATGACGGAAAAGTGCACTGGAATACTGTGATTGATGGCCTTCCCTTTAGATATGCTACTTTCTTTTCATATATTGGAGTTTGGATTGGAATTCTCATCACAATTATTAGTCTATTTGTCTTCTATGACATGATTATAACTTATATTGTTATCATTCCTTTTCTAATTATCCAGATATTTATTGCATTAGGATTATACAGATTCAATCTTCGCTCTTATCTTACTCTAATGGGCTTAACATGGGTCTCAGTTATCATCTATTTCATAGCACTCTGTTTATCCCTCTTTTCGGGAAGTTTTCCATTGATCTTTTCAAATGTATGTTCAATGGTATTCTGTGTTTTACTCTTAATATATTTCTCGAAAAGAAGTAAGGCTTATAAATAG
- a CDS encoding DUF2294 domain-containing protein: protein MTKGQMEAQISEAVSTFEINYMGRGPKQIKTTILQDLIIIRLKGFLSQVEQKLAESGQGVELLKQIRTSLFESASEYFKQTIKEVIDVEIVSLHSDVSTRTGEKIVIITLDRNLEKSFSK, encoded by the coding sequence ATGACAAAGGGGCAAATGGAAGCGCAAATAAGCGAAGCAGTGAGTACCTTTGAAATCAATTACATGGGTCGTGGCCCGAAACAGATAAAGACAACGATACTTCAGGATTTGATAATCATTAGACTCAAGGGCTTCCTAAGCCAAGTTGAACAGAAGCTGGCAGAGAGTGGTCAAGGAGTGGAATTATTGAAGCAGATCCGAACCAGCTTGTTTGAAAGTGCGAGTGAGTATTTCAAGCAGACGATCAAGGAAGTCATCGATGTTGAGATTGTGAGCTTGCACTCAGATGTGAGCACACGAACAGGGGAGAAGATTGTCATCATTACCTTGGATAGGAATCTTGAAAAGAGCTTTTCCAAGTAG
- the nhaC gene encoding Na+/H+ antiporter NhaC, with translation MFKKEAPLPSIYVSLIPLVITGIALWVSIFMLDTQPHFALFLGATTAGICAYASGCSWEIIREGFKGAISRTIPALLILLIIGILIGVWISSGIVPALMYFGFKVLTARWFLPLIFLFCGLMSLITGSSWTTIGTIGVAAVGVGEGLGIPVAMSAGAIVSGAFFGDKISPMSDSTNLTSSVLGVNLFDHIRHMLYSTIPAMALSLVVFTILGFTVSEGGAMGEVATYTESIQEHFNFTFWLFIPPLAVIILIFLKVPAIPCLITGLILGGITTLLFQGGSLEQLFETIHSGYVSNTGSEEIDTLFSRGGMESMYNVVILALISLALGGIMDRTGMLHSIVLKLSRFVGTVGNLTVTVIFTSILINIFSANQYLAVILPGQMYEENYRSQRLKLKNLTRTLEAGGTLTAPLIPWNSSAVFVYSALGVSAGAYAPYAIFCWLTPIVVAIFAYANLSMERVAPRETEPEDQQ, from the coding sequence ATGTTTAAGAAAGAAGCTCCATTGCCATCGATTTATGTATCCCTGATTCCTCTTGTCATTACAGGCATAGCCTTGTGGGTTTCCATCTTCATGCTGGACACCCAACCCCATTTTGCACTGTTTCTTGGTGCGACTACAGCCGGAATATGTGCATATGCAAGTGGTTGTTCTTGGGAAATAATCAGGGAAGGATTCAAGGGGGCGATCAGCAGGACGATACCCGCGTTGTTGATTCTGCTGATTATAGGGATACTCATAGGGGTTTGGATTTCCAGTGGTATTGTCCCGGCGCTGATGTATTTTGGATTTAAGGTACTAACAGCCCGATGGTTCCTCCCGCTCATCTTCCTTTTCTGTGGTTTGATGTCCTTGATAACCGGGAGTTCCTGGACAACAATCGGAACCATCGGAGTAGCTGCTGTTGGTGTCGGTGAAGGACTGGGCATCCCAGTTGCCATGAGTGCAGGTGCTATCGTCTCCGGGGCCTTTTTTGGTGACAAGATTTCTCCCATGTCTGATTCCACCAACCTGACCTCTTCAGTGCTTGGTGTTAATCTCTTTGATCATATCCGGCATATGCTCTATTCCACGATTCCGGCAATGGCCCTCTCTTTGGTTGTGTTCACCATACTGGGATTCACTGTCTCTGAAGGTGGAGCGATGGGGGAGGTGGCAACCTATACAGAAAGTATCCAGGAACACTTCAACTTCACGTTCTGGTTGTTCATACCCCCACTAGCAGTTATTATCCTTATTTTTCTTAAGGTACCTGCCATCCCTTGCCTCATAACAGGGCTTATTCTTGGGGGAATTACAACGCTTCTATTCCAGGGAGGTAGTCTGGAGCAACTCTTTGAAACCATCCATAGCGGTTACGTGAGTAACACCGGGAGTGAGGAAATCGATACATTGTTCTCCCGAGGAGGCATGGAGAGCATGTATAACGTGGTCATCCTCGCCCTCATCTCTCTTGCCCTCGGCGGGATTATGGACCGGACAGGGATGCTCCACAGTATTGTCCTGAAACTATCCCGGTTTGTTGGCACGGTCGGTAATCTGACGGTGACCGTCATCTTTACCTCAATCTTGATAAATATATTTAGTGCAAACCAATATCTCGCTGTCATACTCCCAGGGCAAATGTACGAGGAAAATTATCGTAGCCAGAGGCTTAAACTGAAAAACCTCACCCGTACCTTGGAAGCCGGAGGTACCCTCACCGCTCCCTTGATTCCATGGAACAGCAGTGCTGTCTTTGTGTATTCAGCCTTGGGTGTATCAGCGGGTGCCTATGCTCCCTATGCAATATTCTGCTGGTTGACTCCCATTGTGGTAGCAATATTCGCCTATGCAAATCTCTCTATGGAGCGTGTAGCTCCAAGAGAGACAGAACCAGAGGATCAGCAATAG
- a CDS encoding protein-L-isoaspartate(D-aspartate) O-methyltransferase, whose translation MDEKLLQFFSSLNRSRFVDEPYKALSSLDRPLPIGHGQTISQPSLVAYMTEQLELNKTQTVLEIGTGSGYQSAFLAEFSGELYTVERISELSKKAEERLSSLGYRNIHYRVADGNLGWPEHAPFDRIMVTAAPKNIPKPLLDQLAPEGIIIIPVGPEGWQELLKVTKDRHGSVSERKLLDVAFVELVRE comes from the coding sequence ATGGATGAGAAGCTCTTGCAGTTCTTTTCCTCTCTGAACCGCTCCCGCTTTGTGGATGAACCCTACAAAGCCCTCTCTTCCCTTGACCGTCCACTTCCCATCGGACATGGACAGACCATCAGCCAGCCAAGCTTGGTTGCCTATATGACCGAGCAACTTGAACTGAACAAAACCCAAACAGTACTGGAGATCGGAACGGGCAGTGGCTACCAGAGTGCCTTCCTTGCTGAGTTTTCTGGTGAGCTGTATACGGTTGAACGAATCAGCGAATTAAGCAAGAAGGCAGAAGAGAGACTAAGTTCTTTGGGATATAGGAACATCCACTACCGAGTGGCCGATGGCAACCTTGGCTGGCCTGAGCATGCCCCGTTTGACCGGATCATGGTAACCGCAGCACCAAAAAACATCCCAAAACCACTGCTTGATCAGCTTGCTCCTGAGGGTATCATAATCATTCCGGTTGGCCCCGAGGGGTGGCAGGAACTGCTCAAGGTAACCAAGGATAGACATGGCAGTGTATCAGAGAGGAAACTGCTTGATGTCGCATTCGTAGAATTGGTACGAGAATAG
- a CDS encoding S8 family peptidase codes for MNKILELKGTFNHAPNPGRPGPATLPARSSVAVSDTKRLAQSLEEVYRYWRESPSPFKPLVSIYYKDIVAKSNRMGKILSNGSESPSRTIVGAKFTETTPPKHIFTHCVNIHTIERGLEKLLQVSQLLAEEFNNTITAEEMDILNNNEQRLKRKLSREEISWKTQKGRAITAHGLSKSAFCLILKDAWYIDFFNVEERTMSISGSQIITLYDTGINREKILKNLGLQREPIRILDDLTWMVTPEQYHKIISKAPYLVAMTVSDFGRIDARSLDGTRPLSSEFSIPEPTNEPVIGAIDTLFDQSSYFSSWVEYHCMISPDLIEDEDYAHGTAVSSILVDGPTLNEHLDDGCGRFRVRHFGVAKHTRNSSAYLMKAIRSIVETNRDIKVWNISLGSHLETDQNFISPEAALLDELQFLYDIIFVVAGTNNRNRHVDRPRIGSPADSVNSVVVNAVTLAGNPVEYARQGPALHFFNKPDVAVFGGDSQDGMIVYSNRGRVKELGTSFAAPWITRKLAYLIHVMGFPREIAKALLLDSAAGWKIDSNNQNLIGFGVVPTKIQDVLTSPNEEIRFVVHGVVEAYETYAYTIPVPLHNGQFPYIAKATLCYFPKCSRSQGVDYTDTEMDIHLGRLKKEGKIKAINNNAQGDDEAHCLFEKEVRRDYRKWDTVKHFHEEIKARNRPRIRLSESSPNWGISIKTKERLETKSGKGLHFGVVITLHEITGVNRIAEFMQLCRANNWFVNEVDIHARVEIHEKAEAEVEFDEDEM; via the coding sequence ATGAACAAAATTCTGGAACTAAAAGGAACATTCAACCACGCTCCCAACCCAGGCCGTCCAGGACCTGCTACGCTCCCCGCAAGATCTAGCGTCGCTGTCTCAGATACCAAGAGACTGGCTCAGTCTCTTGAAGAGGTGTATCGCTATTGGAGAGAAAGCCCCAGTCCGTTCAAACCACTTGTCTCCATCTACTACAAAGATATCGTAGCAAAAAGTAATAGGATGGGTAAAATCCTTTCCAATGGATCAGAATCACCCAGCAGGACTATTGTAGGTGCCAAATTTACCGAAACCACTCCCCCCAAACATATCTTTACGCATTGTGTGAATATTCACACCATCGAGCGCGGGTTGGAAAAACTTCTGCAAGTTTCTCAATTACTAGCAGAGGAATTCAACAACACAATCACTGCTGAAGAGATGGATATCTTGAACAATAATGAACAAAGACTCAAGAGAAAGCTTTCAAGAGAAGAGATTTCCTGGAAAACCCAGAAAGGACGAGCAATCACTGCACATGGCCTAAGCAAGTCTGCCTTTTGTTTGATTTTGAAAGATGCTTGGTACATTGATTTCTTTAACGTTGAAGAACGAACTATGTCCATTTCGGGGAGTCAAATTATCACGCTTTACGATACCGGGATAAATCGGGAAAAAATTCTTAAGAATCTTGGATTGCAACGAGAACCCATCAGAATCCTGGACGATCTTACCTGGATGGTAACTCCCGAACAATATCATAAGATTATTAGCAAAGCCCCCTATCTTGTTGCCATGACAGTCTCCGATTTTGGAAGAATTGATGCACGTTCTCTTGATGGGACAAGACCCCTCTCATCAGAATTCTCTATCCCTGAGCCTACTAATGAACCAGTAATTGGCGCCATCGACACGCTCTTCGACCAATCCTCATATTTCTCTTCATGGGTGGAGTATCACTGTATGATATCCCCTGATCTTATTGAAGATGAAGATTACGCGCACGGAACCGCTGTCTCATCCATCCTTGTCGATGGACCTACTCTCAATGAGCATCTTGATGATGGATGTGGCCGTTTTCGTGTCCGCCACTTTGGCGTTGCCAAGCATACACGAAACAGTTCTGCCTATCTGATGAAAGCAATACGTTCTATCGTAGAAACGAACAGAGATATTAAGGTATGGAACATATCCCTCGGATCACATTTGGAAACTGACCAGAATTTCATCTCTCCTGAAGCAGCTCTTCTCGACGAGCTCCAATTCTTGTATGACATCATTTTCGTGGTAGCCGGCACAAATAATAGAAATCGTCATGTAGATCGTCCAAGAATTGGTTCTCCTGCCGATTCAGTCAACTCGGTTGTGGTCAATGCAGTGACTCTGGCAGGAAATCCTGTGGAATATGCTCGCCAGGGACCTGCATTACATTTTTTCAACAAACCAGATGTCGCTGTATTTGGAGGAGACAGCCAAGATGGCATGATAGTCTACTCAAACCGTGGAAGGGTGAAGGAATTGGGTACTTCATTTGCAGCTCCTTGGATCACCCGAAAATTGGCCTATCTCATACATGTAATGGGATTCCCAAGAGAGATTGCAAAAGCATTACTACTTGATTCTGCCGCAGGATGGAAGATCGATTCAAACAATCAGAATTTGATCGGCTTCGGTGTTGTTCCAACCAAGATACAAGATGTTCTGACATCTCCGAATGAAGAAATACGCTTTGTAGTACACGGTGTGGTTGAAGCATATGAAACCTATGCATATACCATTCCAGTTCCCCTTCACAATGGCCAGTTCCCCTATATTGCAAAAGCCACACTCTGTTATTTCCCAAAATGTTCCCGTTCTCAAGGAGTTGACTATACCGATACCGAAATGGACATACATCTGGGAAGATTAAAAAAAGAGGGCAAGATCAAGGCAATAAACAATAATGCTCAGGGAGACGACGAAGCCCATTGTCTATTTGAAAAGGAAGTACGGCGGGATTACCGAAAATGGGATACCGTGAAACATTTTCATGAAGAGATAAAGGCCCGAAACCGTCCCAGAATACGACTTAGCGAATCGTCACCCAATTGGGGTATCAGCATCAAGACCAAGGAACGTTTGGAAACCAAGTCAGGCAAAGGCTTACATTTCGGTGTTGTAATCACACTACATGAAATCACGGGAGTAAACCGAATTGCTGAATTCATGCAGCTTTGTCGTGCAAACAACTGGTTTGTCAATGAAGTTGACATCCATGCTAGGGTTGAAATTCATGAGAAAGCTGAAGCAGAAGTGGAATTTGATGAGGATGAAATGTAA
- a CDS encoding Fic family protein — MRYYSVAEIAQRWSMSERGVRNYCAQGRIEGAFLKGKTWMIPDGATKPEKETTSQRTSSSLLARLKEEKHSRRKGGIYQKLQIDMTYNSNHMEGSQLTHEQTRYIYETNTIGLENTILQVDDIVETANHFRCIDLMIDRATFTLSEAFIKQLHAILKTGTSDSRKDWIGIGAYKKLPNEVGGFETVPPEQVAEQMQALLASYHSIEEKTLDDILEFHVHFELIHPFQDGNGRVGRLIMFKECLRSNITPFIITDDMKLYYYRGLSEWKREKGFLRDRCLAAQDTFRQYLDYFRIPYDTKS; from the coding sequence ATGCGGTATTACTCAGTCGCAGAAATTGCTCAAAGATGGTCCATGAGCGAACGAGGGGTGAGGAATTATTGTGCTCAAGGCAGAATTGAGGGAGCATTCCTGAAAGGGAAAACCTGGATGATTCCTGATGGAGCTACCAAGCCTGAAAAAGAAACGACATCGCAGAGAACTTCCTCTTCTCTGTTGGCTCGCCTGAAGGAAGAGAAGCACTCCAGGAGGAAGGGAGGTATTTACCAGAAACTCCAGATAGACATGACCTATAATTCAAACCACATGGAAGGAAGCCAGCTCACGCATGAACAAACTCGGTATATCTATGAAACCAATACCATCGGTCTTGAGAATACCATCTTGCAAGTCGACGACATTGTAGAGACAGCGAACCATTTTCGTTGCATTGACCTGATGATTGATCGAGCAACATTCACGCTTAGTGAGGCGTTTATCAAACAACTGCATGCCATCTTGAAGACAGGTACCAGTGATAGCCGAAAGGATTGGATTGGCATAGGAGCATATAAAAAACTCCCCAATGAGGTTGGAGGTTTTGAAACAGTGCCTCCTGAGCAGGTCGCAGAACAGATGCAAGCTTTGCTTGCCTCCTATCACTCAATCGAGGAAAAGACACTTGATGATATCCTTGAATTCCATGTTCACTTTGAGCTCATTCATCCATTCCAAGATGGTAATGGACGGGTCGGAAGATTGATTATGTTCAAGGAGTGCCTCCGTTCAAACATCACTCCCTTTATCATAACCGATGATATGAAGCTCTATTATTATAGGGGTCTCAGTGAATGGAAGAGAGAAAAGGGATTCCTTCGCGATAGATGCCTCGCTGCGCAGGATACGTTTAGGCAGTACTTGGACTACTTCAGGATTCCTTATGATACGAAATCCTGA
- a CDS encoding AbrB/MazE/SpoVT family DNA-binding domain-containing protein has translation MAQQFIDNAKVMAKGQVTIPKDVRTALGIGAGDRVTFLVDGGNVRIINSALYAMEILQNKMAGEAQKAGLEDDEDVMALVRSLRSENIE, from the coding sequence ATGGCACAGCAATTTATTGACAATGCAAAAGTGATGGCCAAAGGTCAGGTGACCATCCCCAAGGACGTTAGGACAGCTTTGGGCATCGGAGCCGGGGATCGTGTGACTTTTCTAGTGGATGGAGGCAATGTGAGGATTATTAACTCAGCCCTCTATGCAATGGAGATTCTACAAAATAAGATGGCAGGTGAAGCACAGAAGGCAGGCTTGGAAGATGATGAGGATGTGATGGCTCTTGTGAGAAGCCTCCGCTCTGAGAATATTGAATGA
- a CDS encoding DUF4914 family protein, with protein sequence MNKYIERMVLPAELQAIVDKGMEITVPETREELLELAMGGKGCNHFEVAYDVPGKGRIAEVSVVRSKNGAVVNYHDAYMRRRDPDCMLIADEGATDKPRYKDRYTTDFSSLREETFAWLATTDLILMPFSTGLDTKEIPSLLVAPSNAGFFAGGLADLQKFIPAAEIPEGFTPEAIIYLAPTFRHTHFNGKQMVVHNRLDFLYEMFAYNLYPGPSAKKGVYGLLLTTGEKEGWVTAHGSTVRVITPYDNIITIMHEGASGGGKSEMIEKIHREMDGKILLSTHTETKEKTYLALKEPCELRPVTDDMALCHPDLQNSSGKLVVKDAEDGWFLRTNHITKYGTDPYLEELCVHLQEPLIFLNYETVPLSTCLIWEHTMDAPGKPCPNPRVIMPRRLIPNIVNEPVEVDIRSFGVRTPPCSKENPTYGIIGMFHMLPPSLAWLWRLVAPRGHDNPSINDTEGMSSEGVGSYWPFATGRMVDQANLLLKQIVDFPGTRYILVPNQHIGIYKVGFMPQWIAREYLSRRGSAKFQPHQLKPSRSPLLGYSLDSVKVDGEYIPKELLEVNRQGEVGAEGFDAGVEILSSFFKKELKKFLTPALNPLGRSIIETCLRDGTLQEYLDLVPMKI encoded by the coding sequence ATGAACAAATACATTGAAAGAATGGTATTGCCTGCAGAATTGCAGGCAATAGTAGATAAGGGAATGGAAATCACCGTTCCTGAGACCAGAGAGGAACTCCTGGAACTCGCCATGGGGGGCAAAGGCTGCAACCACTTTGAAGTAGCGTATGATGTGCCAGGCAAGGGGCGCATAGCCGAAGTTTCAGTCGTCAGGAGCAAGAATGGTGCAGTAGTGAATTATCATGATGCCTATATGCGACGTCGTGATCCAGATTGCATGTTGATCGCAGACGAAGGAGCAACAGACAAGCCTCGATACAAGGATCGATATACGACAGATTTCTCTTCACTCAGGGAAGAGACCTTTGCGTGGCTTGCCACCACAGATTTGATCTTGATGCCGTTCTCTACAGGGCTTGATACCAAGGAGATTCCCTCCCTCTTGGTAGCTCCAAGCAATGCTGGTTTTTTTGCAGGTGGGCTAGCTGACTTGCAGAAGTTTATTCCGGCGGCAGAAATTCCTGAAGGATTCACCCCTGAGGCAATTATCTATCTTGCCCCCACATTCAGACACACCCATTTCAATGGGAAGCAGATGGTTGTCCATAACAGGTTGGATTTCCTCTACGAGATGTTCGCATACAACCTCTATCCTGGCCCAAGTGCAAAGAAAGGGGTGTATGGACTCTTGCTGACCACAGGAGAGAAGGAAGGGTGGGTTACCGCCCACGGTTCCACTGTCAGGGTCATTACTCCCTACGATAATATCATCACCATCATGCATGAAGGGGCCAGTGGTGGTGGCAAGAGCGAAATGATCGAGAAGATCCACCGAGAGATGGATGGAAAGATTCTGCTCAGTACCCACACAGAAACGAAAGAGAAAACCTATCTTGCCCTGAAAGAGCCATGTGAGCTCCGCCCAGTTACTGATGATATGGCCTTATGCCATCCGGATCTACAGAATTCGAGTGGAAAGCTGGTCGTGAAGGATGCTGAGGATGGTTGGTTCCTTCGGACAAACCACATTACCAAGTATGGCACCGACCCATATCTGGAGGAGCTGTGTGTCCATCTTCAGGAGCCCCTTATCTTCCTGAATTATGAGACAGTTCCTCTTTCAACCTGTCTTATTTGGGAGCATACGATGGATGCGCCAGGAAAACCCTGTCCCAATCCCCGTGTGATCATGCCAAGAAGGCTGATCCCGAATATTGTCAATGAACCGGTTGAAGTTGATATTCGTAGCTTCGGGGTGAGAACCCCACCTTGCTCGAAAGAGAATCCCACCTACGGGATTATCGGCATGTTCCATATGCTGCCTCCCTCCCTTGCATGGTTATGGCGATTGGTTGCTCCAAGAGGGCACGATAACCCAAGCATCAATGATACTGAGGGTATGAGCAGTGAGGGAGTTGGTTCCTACTGGCCTTTTGCTACAGGAAGGATGGTTGACCAGGCCAATCTTCTGCTTAAGCAGATTGTTGACTTTCCTGGTACCCGGTATATCCTGGTTCCCAATCAGCATATTGGGATCTACAAGGTAGGGTTCATGCCCCAATGGATAGCAAGAGAGTACCTCTCAAGACGGGGAAGTGCAAAGTTTCAGCCACACCAATTGAAGCCCTCCAGAAGTCCGCTTCTTGGGTATTCTCTCGATAGTGTGAAAGTGGACGGGGAGTATATCCCCAAGGAGTTGCTCGAAGTAAACCGACAGGGAGAGGTAGGGGCAGAAGGATTTGATGCAGGAGTCGAAATTCTCTCTTCCTTCTTCAAGAAAGAGCTTAAGAAGTTCCTCACCCCAGCGTTGAATCCTTTGGGCAGGAGCATCATTGAGACTTGTTTACGGGATGGAACACTCCAGGAGTACCTGGACCTTGTTCCCATGAAGATCTGA
- a CDS encoding DUF2089 domain-containing protein: MEHSWQKLLSMTGGKKFVITQVRVPEDNITIEGNFQLPPFAELSMEDQIFIAAFIKTNGSIKQMESIFNISYPTVKNRLNRIANQLDIVDVTVKVSSPISSVLDRIERGEITASDALKEME; encoded by the coding sequence ATGGAACACAGTTGGCAAAAGTTGCTCTCGATGACCGGGGGAAAGAAGTTCGTAATAACCCAGGTACGGGTACCAGAGGACAACATAACCATAGAAGGAAATTTCCAGCTGCCTCCCTTTGCAGAGCTCAGCATGGAAGACCAGATTTTCATTGCAGCGTTCATCAAGACCAATGGATCGATCAAACAGATGGAGTCGATCTTCAATATCAGCTACCCAACGGTGAAGAACCGCCTAAATCGCATTGCTAACCAGCTTGATATCGTGGATGTCACGGTGAAGGTTTCCAGTCCGATATCAAGTGTCCTGGACCGGATTGAGCGGGGAGAGATTACTGCCAGTGATGCACTGAAGGAGATGGAATAA